Within the Laribacter hongkongensis DSM 14985 genome, the region TGCCATGGGGCAGATGATGGCCGGGCTGGCACATCAGCTCAGGACACCCCTTTCCGCTGCCATGCTGTATGCAGCCAATCTCTCGGAGCCCGGTCTGCCTGCTTCGGCACGCCAGCGGTTTGCCGAGCGTACGCTGGAGCGTTTGCGCCAGCTGGAAGGCCAGATCCAGGACACATTGAGCTATGTGCGGGGTGACATCATGCCACCAGGGCGCGTGCCGTTATCGCGGCTGCTGGATAGTGTGCATCATGCAGTAGCAGGGCTGGCGGCAGCCCGGCAGGTTGGCTTTGACATCGAACTGCAGGCTGCACCAGACCTCATCATGGCTGACGAGCAGACGCTGGCGAGTGCCCTGATATGTCTGGTTGAAAACGCCATGGCGTTTTCACCGGCGGGCAGCGTCGTCACGCTTGCCGTCGACCTGACCGAAGCCGGTCTCTCCCTGTGCGTGATCGATTGCGGGCCTGGCGTACCGCCTGAAATGGCCGAACGGATTTTCGAACCATTCGTAACCACGCGAACCGACGGTACCGGATTAGGGCTGGCTTTGGCCCGGCAGATCGTGACCCAGCATGGTGGCACACTCCATCTGGATGCCGGATATGCTGATGGAGCGAAGTTTGTAATAACACTACCGCTCATCCCGCAAACGACCAACGGTAGCTAATCAATATATTTGTCTCGCCGACCACAAAGCCGCTTCTGGAGCGGCTTTGTGGCTTTTTATCAGGATGAACGGTCGTTTTTTGCAAAACAATGACATTGTGGCGGTTGCTTGGGGCGTGACTTATACCTGGCATGACCATTACAGAAAGTGAGAGCCGGCCAGGCTCCACATTGGAGAGTGTCATGTCCGTCCGTCCTGTTGCCGTTTTGCAGCTGCCGTGGGTACGCCAGGCCATGGCTCTGGGCATGCTGGCGACCGGGGCCGGATTGTTGTGGCAATTTCCCCAGCCTTTGCTGCTGGCCCTGCTGCTGGTGTCACTGACCGCCATGGCCTGCTGGCCGCTTGCTCCCGCTGTGGCAGAGTCAGCCGGAGCGGACACTCCTGATTCCGGGGATTTGCCTCTTTCCGAAGGAGAGCGGGCAATCTGGCACGAGGTTGAGCAATTGGCAGAACAATGCCGCAGTGACCTCTCACGGCTGGAGCAGCTGTTCGACGAAGGCATGTCACATCTCATGGGCGGCTTTGACGGCATTACCCAGCGTACCCGCAGCCAGGAAGCCGAAACTCGGCATCTGTATGAAGGTGCCAGCAGTGAAACCGGATTCGCCCAGTTTTCATCTTCTCTGGATTGCACCCTGAAACGCTTTCTGGACTCCATCCGCCAGAACGAACAGGTCGCCGACATGCTGGTCCAGCACATGCAAACCATCGTCGAGCAAGTCCAGGGAATGGGCGGTGTGCTGGATGACATCGAAAAGATCACCAGGCAAACCCAGTTGCTGGCGCTGAATGCTGCCATCGAGGCTGCACATGCCGGGGAGTCCGGGCGTGGCTTTGCCGTCGTGGCCGACGAAGTCAAAAAGCTGGCAACCCAGACCTGTGTACTGTCGGCCCAGGTGCGCCAGCGCATGGACGGCGTCCGGGAGGCCGTGACCAATACCACCGAGGCTGCCGGCAATCTGGCCCGGGATGACCACGCTTTTGTCGTGCAGGCACAAACCGACATTGACGTGATGCGCAATGAGGCCGAGCAGCAGCATGTCCGGTTGAAAACAGCTTCATCGGCTCTTGGACGACTGACCCAGGACATTGACCAGGCCGTGGGCGAGATCGTGCGCAACCTCCAGTTTCATGACCTGGTGACCCAGCTGGCGCGCTATCTGGCCCAGCGTCAGCAGGCGCTGGTGACGCTGGCTGCCGGATGCGGTGTCCATGCCGATCCGGCCCGGCGTGAGCAACTGGGCCAAAAGCTTCATCAAAACCTTCAAGAACGCAATCCGGTTTGCCAGCACACCCTGGCACAAGGGGATATCGAGCTGTTCTAGCAGCTTGCCTTCCCTGTCGAA harbors:
- a CDS encoding methyl-accepting chemotaxis protein, which produces MSVRPVAVLQLPWVRQAMALGMLATGAGLLWQFPQPLLLALLLVSLTAMACWPLAPAVAESAGADTPDSGDLPLSEGERAIWHEVEQLAEQCRSDLSRLEQLFDEGMSHLMGGFDGITQRTRSQEAETRHLYEGASSETGFAQFSSSLDCTLKRFLDSIRQNEQVADMLVQHMQTIVEQVQGMGGVLDDIEKITRQTQLLALNAAIEAAHAGESGRGFAVVADEVKKLATQTCVLSAQVRQRMDGVREAVTNTTEAAGNLARDDHAFVVQAQTDIDVMRNEAEQQHVRLKTASSALGRLTQDIDQAVGEIVRNLQFHDLVTQLARYLAQRQQALVTLAAGCGVHADPARREQLGQKLHQNLQERNPVCQHTLAQGDIELF
- a CDS encoding sensor histidine kinase — encoded protein: MSCDQPQENTHAADRLETAFSLFNQASVELIDSYAKLQKDVASLSAQLELANLALVRQTSERVGLAERLALLLDALPAGVVECASDGRILSLNPAASEMLGNGWPGRLWDELMTTLSPADVAHGWWLTDPLGVVRQIQVETRELPMGGRIVLLHDNTRTQLLLRQLAAQERLAAMGQMMAGLAHQLRTPLSAAMLYAANLSEPGLPASARQRFAERTLERLRQLEGQIQDTLSYVRGDIMPPGRVPLSRLLDSVHHAVAGLAAARQVGFDIELQAAPDLIMADEQTLASALICLVENAMAFSPAGSVVTLAVDLTEAGLSLCVIDCGPGVPPEMAERIFEPFVTTRTDGTGLGLALARQIVTQHGGTLHLDAGYADGAKFVITLPLIPQTTNGS